The DNA region GAGTTGTAGAAGAAACCGTCTCGAGACGTGACGTTAGAGGCAAGAGACGAGAGAATGAGTCGACGGTTTGAGTCATACGTAGTGTTTGGTCTGAAAGTTCCCGTTGTGTTCAGGCAAATCTGTCCGGACACTGAGATGAAACTAAAAGTCACAAGGACGGATAAGAGAAGTGGAAAGAGACTGATCCGACACATTTTTTCAAGTTTATGTTTAGTCTTTTGGTGTCTTGAATAGGTAAATGTTAAATAGGCgtatacgttttttttttcttttttgaaaaagggttGATAGGCATACATTAATAAGTTGGCTTTTTCAAAAGTGGAGGCTCCAAAATATTTAATGAGACCAAGGGACCAACATTTGACTATAGTATTTTGGGAGACGGTTATTTGGGAAATCAAAGTTAGCGTTAGTTTAAATCGaattatttacattaaaaattGGAAGGTCTTAGAAGATGTTAACGTGTGACGTGTTGTTCACTGGTGATTAGCATATTATAATGGACCGCAACCACATAAACAATTTAGGATGAAAGAGATCGAATACGAAATAGATTTGTTCAAGTGgcattaattttgtttgttttgactGAGAAAACGACgtaatttttttgtcaagcGTGACGTAAATCAGCCTGATGAGAATACACTGCATAATTCAGCAATTCTTATTTTGTGAATGAGATCAAGGACCAAGGTTTAGGCCAATATGGCTTATCGTTGCTTGACATCCAAGGAACAAGTTCCAGGTCTAGTAAAAAACCAGCTTGACCTGGAGTGTGGTAAGAGACTCCTCTGCTTTATTCGTATTCTCTAAGGTTATACTTGtaaattttcttctttattatACAATACCTGAAGATAATCTGCAAATATTGTTGAGTGGCCATGAACCTTTTTATGCATGGACATAAAACAAGTGACACGCCTTTGTCAAAGTAACACAATAAAACAGAGCCATACAACCTTTAAGCTCAGGGTCTTTCGGTTGCTTGTTTCCCAAGTTATGTGTTCTTTgtaaagtttctttttttttgtcaactataaAGTTTCTTTATAACTAAACTTACTCTCCAAATTTTAATATCGAGTTTTATGCTAAATCAGTCGAACTTTTACATATGTGGACATAAAACAAGTGACAAGCCTTTGTGGAAACTAGAAACAAGTGAACTAAACAGAACATCTTGACTATTCAACGAGGATTAACATCAGTGATTGTTGCTTCATCCACAGAACAAGTATAAGACTTGCTGCTCGATTGACTGGGGTCCAGGCCTGACATGGTCGTTCCTGGCCtgttcccaaaaaaaaatccaggTGGCAGAGGTACAGGCAGACTAATAGAGCTGGTTGTGAGCATTTGTTGAATCGTTGACATTTTGGGACGATCTGCAGGATTTCCTTGAACGCATAACAGTCCAATATGAATGTATCTAACAACTTCATCGATGTTACTGTCTTCTTTGATACCAGGATCAACGAGATCAGGCAATGATTTGTTCTCCCAAAGTCTCCAAACCTGTAGAagttatgtaaaatatattcagAACTTTTATCATTACTTAAAAGAATCAATAATAGTTTGAGACTATATTATGTTCTAGCTGCTCACATATGTGACTAAGTTGTTAACTAAACCATCCATCTGACGGAAGCTGCTATTCTTTTTGCCACTAATGATCTCAAGAATCATTACTCCAAAGCTATATACATCTGATTTCATCGAGAATTGGCCATGTATCACATACTCAGGTGGCATGTAACCGCtgcaaaatacattttaattagcTGAAAAAGATTATGATTATCAAAATTCATCAGGTCCAAATAGAGTATATATACTCACAAGGTTCCAACTACTCTTGATGTATTGCCTACAGTTTGGTTCATTCCAAAGATCCTTGCCGTTCCGAAATCAGCAATTTTTGGATTCATATCCGCATCTAATAGAATGTTACTAGCTTTGAGATCGCGGTGTATGATCTTGAGCCTTGAATCTTGATGAAGATATAAAATACCACGACTGATCCCACCAATGATGTTGTGTCTCACAGTCCAGTCCAGCTGAACTCTCTTACTAGCATCTGAATAGTCATGCATAATTACAACTGGCTATGTATAAGAAGAAACAACAAAGGAAAactgtatataatatataaacaacTGACCGAAGAGGAAATAATCAAGGCTTTTGTTAGGAACAAACTCATAGACGAGTAACTTTTCTTCTCCTTGAAGTGAAAAGCCAAGAAGTCTAACAAGATTTATATGCTGAAGCcttgcaacaacaacaacctcgTTCTTGAACTCTCTTTCACCCTGTCCTGCTGTTTTTGAATGTTTCTTTACCGCAACTTCAGTTCCATTCATGAGGATGCCCTTcgtaattaatacaaaataagaCATAATCATTTCATTATTTCCTAAAGAAAGAAGCAATATAGATGGGAAAATACCTTGTAAACCTCACCAAATCCACCTGCCCCAAGCTTGTTCGCCTCGGAAAAATTGCCCGTCGCAGCTTCAATTGTCTTAAAACCAAATTGAACAGATTCCGCTTCAGCTAAGACCAACAGTAAGATAgtcaaaaaaaattcctaagcAAACAATGAGATTCTTATGAATACAATACCAATTGAAGCAACTCACTTGAAAGTTGTATATCTTGCTTTTTCTTTCTCCTCTTGAACATAAACATGCCTACAGAAATCAATACTATGATAACCACAATAACTACAACTATCGCTGCGACAACTCCTCGTGAGATATTTTTATCTGCACAAAAAACCAttacacaacaaaaaaaaaactttacacaACGTAAAAAAAAACTGCTCTGGCATTGTTTCTAAAGTGACTTGCCTTTTTTGGTTATATCGGTCAAATTAACAGAAGGACTGTCTAAAAGCGGAGGCGGATCATTAATATGATCAAAAGCACCAGAGAAATTATACAACTCCCACCGGAAAAAGCAACTTGGCCGCAACATAATGACACCTCTCTTCCCATGATACACTTTTTTATAGTAATCAACGCTTGACTCAAGACAAAGACTACAATCCTTTGAAGAAATATCTGGAGTGCATTGCATCAGCATCAATATGTTCCTGTAAACCGGCACTGGAGCTACATCCTTTGCATAGTATTTACCAGACAATGATAAAGAAGTAGATGAATTGTTTCTCTCCGAGGAAGAAACTCTCGTGATCATACGAAGCACTAACCCGTCCAACACACTATCAAACTCCTtctggttttcttttcttacgTCCATTACATTATAAAACGGTGTAATAGGCTCCAAGGCGAGGACCCCAGAGAAGGACTTGCTGGAGTAGCGAACAAGGCAAAGGAACTCGTCACCTGACCATACGAAAGCCTCTGTTTGGTTCAAACAGGTACTTAGTAAACTGTCTGAGGCGGCCTGGACACAGTGTGAGCAAGCTTGTGGTTCAGCACCTGGAGCGCACATCCCCAAGGCGTAAACTCTGTCCAGACCTACCCCGATGGAGCCGTTGAAGTAGCCGGCGTGAGCCGTGACGTTAGAAGCAAGAGTAGAGTTTATGAGAAGGCGGTTCTTCTCATATGGACTATTGGGTTTGAAAGTCCCAGAAGCTTCATCACAAGTTTGTTGTGCAGAAACAAAAATGGGACTGAAGCTTATGAGTATGAAGCAGAGGATTGATACAGAGCTCTTCTTtcccatttttttcttctttaaataataattcaGAGCGTTTGTGTGTTTTGGAATGTGTGTATCTTATCAGTTTGTCCTGAACTTTGAATATTACACCTCACTGACAACGCGATAtactacttttttttctttctgttagTAAAATACAACACGCAGCAGGACTACAAAATTGCCTACTCTAGATTTACGTCGGTGACTTGTCTCACTAATATTATATTAGTCAAAAAGTGACAACTTTGAATTTATTGGAACAAAAATGTGACAACTCTGAATTTTTGTGGGAGACTTTtcaaaaaatgatatatttgagTTAAAATGAAGAGTATTTTTGTTTAACAATAAATAGTAATTGTAAATTTGTGAAGTAAATAACAGATTAATCAAGAAATTAATTTACAAATCATATTACAAAAggtaatcaaataaaaaaataatataatcactaataacattataaaaactaaatagtaatattttttaaaaaatcttaattaGTTTGGATGATATTGTTAATTTAACAAACTGTTCAATTAATTTAGATAGGTATGTGTTATTTGTAAAGTTTccttttaacaaaattttactcTTTaagttgagttaaaaaaaaggaaCTAATCTTTTCTCTCCAAATTTCAATAGTGAGTTTTTTGCTGAATCAGTCAAACTGAAAGTTAACGTTCAAATTATTTCATATGTGGACGTAAAACTAGTGACTAGGGCCGGGGTTAAAATATCCATaatttttaattcaattttttatttattttgattcgtACCAAAAAATTCGGAATTTTTGCAACTCTATGAATtaaaacaaatactaatatgCAGTATCTAAAAACGAAGTAAATcagaaatgttaaaaaaaattaggaacgGATATTTGATTCCAGTCGtttcaattatatatacatatatttaagaattatatatgcaaattatataattattatattttatgtaatattttatttattaaatttattattttagttattaaatattttaattaaatagtatttcttttgtaattatatattattattttatattattttgaatttttttattatgtaataattattaattacaaaaCGGAGCGGATAATCCACGAATAGTTTAAATAGTTTCGGATTTACGAATACATAAAATCTACgaacaatttaaataaatccGAATATCCAAACTAACAAATACATAAAATccacaaataatttaaatagtttcGGATATTCAAACTAAACGAATACATAAATTCGTATGAAGCAAGCGGATCAAAAACTCAAGTATTTGTATGGGAAGGAGCGGATCATGGATAGTGAAATTTTTCCAGATATCCGCTCCATGCCCATGCAGCCTTTGTGGAAACTAgaaacaacttaaaaaaaacagtTCATTTTCACTATTCAACGAGGATTAACCTCAGTAATTGTTGCTTCATCCACTGAACAAGTAAAAGACTTGTTGCTCGACTGATTCGGCTCCAATCCCTGGGATGAAGAAGTCGTTCCTGATCTGTTCCCGAAAAAAAATCCCGGTGGCAGAGGTACAGGCAGAGAAATAGAGCTGGTTGTGAGCATTTGGTGAATTGTTGACATTGTTGGACGATCTGCAGGATTTTCTTGAACGCACAACAGTCCAATATGTATGTATCTAACAACTTCATCGATGTTACAGTCTTCTTTGATACAAGGATCAATGAGATCAGGCAATGATTTGTCCTCCCAAAGTCTCCAAACCTGAAGATGTTACATAATATGTATTCAGAACTATgatcaatatataaaataattaatcaaagtTTGAGACTATGTTAGATTCTAATTGCTCACATAAGTGACTAAGTTGTTAACTAAACCATCTATCTGGTAGAAGCTGCTATTCTTTTTGCCACTAATGATCTCAAGAATCAGTACTCCGAAGCTATACACATCTGACTTCATCGAGAACTGTCCATGTGTCACATACTCAGGTGGCATGTAACCGCTGCAAATAAATACATGTTAAATTAGCTGCAACATTGTTTGTTTATCAAACTCAATCATAGAAGTATATACTCACAAGGTTCCAACTACTCTTGATGTGTTGTCTACAGTTTGGTCCATCCCAAAGATCCTTGCCATTCCGAAATCAGCAATTTTTGGATTCATATCCGCATCTAACAGAATGTTACTAGCTTTGAGGTCACGGTGTATGATCTTGAGCCGTGAATCTTGATGAAGATACAAAATCCCTCGACTGATCCCACCGATGATGCTGCGTCGCGTTGTCCAGTCTAGCAGAATTCTCTTACTAGCGTCTGAGTATTCATGCATAATCACAATTGGTTATGtaaaataagaagaaacaaaaagataaaatttagaaaacaacTGACCAACGAGGAAATAATCAAGGCTTTTGTTGGGAACAAACTCATAGACAAGTAACTTTTCTTCTCCTTGAAGTGAAAAGCCAAGAAGTCTAACAAGATTCCTATGTTGAAGCtttgcaacaacaacaacctcgTTCTTGAACTCTCCCTCACCTTGTCCTGATGTTTTGGACAGTCTCTTTACTGCAACTTCAGTTCCATTCATGAGAATGCCCTTTATAAACGAGGCATCATCATTTCATTATTTCCTCAGGAAAGAAGCAATCTAGGTGGGAAGATAGAGTATCTATACCTTGTAAACCTCACCAAATCCACCTGCACCAAGCTTGTTGGCCTCAGAAAAATTGCTCGTCGCAGCTTCAATTGTCTTGAAATCAAATTGAACAGATTCCGCTTCATTTAAGAACCAACATTAAGCTCGTTAAAAAATGTTCCTAGGCCGTGAGATTCTTAATATTACAAATAGCAATCAAGGAAACTCACTTGGAAGTTGCATGTCGTGATTTCTCTCTTTCCTCTTGAACATAACAAAGCCTAAAGAAATCAATATTATGGTAACGACAATACCTACCACTATACCCGCGATTATTCCTCCCGAGACCTTTTTATCTGCATAGAACGGTTCTATTAGAACCACCAattcccacaaaaaaaaaaacaagaactgaGCTGGACTTATTGTTAAAGTTACTTGCCTTTCTTGGCTATATTGGTCAGATTAGCAACAGAAGGACTCTTTGGAGGCGGCAGTGAAGGCGGATGTTGACCATTAATATTATCAAAAGCACCAGAGAAATTATACAACTCCCACCGGAAAAAGCAACTAGGCCGCAATATAATGGTGCCTCTCTTCCCATGAAACAATTTCTTATAATAATCAACACTTGTCTCTAGACAAAGACTACAATCCTTTGAAGAAATATCTGGAGTGCATTGCATCAGCACCAATATGTCCCCATAAACCGGTACTGAAGCTACATCCTTTGCATAGTATTTACCAGACAATGATAAAGAAGTAGTAGACGAATTGTTTCCCACCGAGGAAGAAACTCTCGTGATCATAGGAAGCACTAACCCATCCCACACACTATCAAACTCTTTCTGGTCTTCTTTTCTTACGTCCATTACATTATGAAACACTGTATTCGGCTCTAAGGCGAGAACCCCAGAGAAGGACTTACTAGAGTAGCGAACAAGGCAAAGGAACTCGTCACCTGACCATACGAAAGCATCTGTTTGGTTCAGACATGTATATAGTATAATATCTGAGGCGGCCTGGACACAGTGTGAGCAAGCTTGTGGTTCAGCACCTGGAGCACACATCCCCAAGGCATAGACTATGTCAGGGCCTAGCCCGATGGAGCCGTTGAAGTAGCCGGCGTTAGCCGTGACGTCAGAAGCAAGAGTAGAGTTGATGAGAAGGCGGTTCTTCTCGTATGGACTATTGGGTTTGAAAGTCCCAGCAGCATCATCACAAGTTTGTGCAGAAACAAAAATGGGAGTGAAGCTTATGAGTAGGAAGCAGAGGATTGATACAGAGCTCTTTTTCTTtcccatttttttctttcttgatttggttatttagataATGTATGTGTGTGTTAAAGTCTGTGGTTCTTATCAAAGCTATATCAGAATTTTGTATTAGTCTTACTCGAATGGCGGCACATGCACATTAATGAGAAAGTGACAGCTTTGAATTATTGTGGGAGAGTTTTCTAAGTCAACTTTAATTGTAGGTGAGGGAAATTAATGAGAATAACATACAGTTGAGCCTAAATTAATATTAACAGTAGCATATAGTGTAATAGTAAAATACATTCGGTCTATCAAAATCAAATAGTAGAATAGTAGTGGGGGTGAATTTGTAATTTCAAATCACTTAAAGAGAAACAGATTACATCGAGTAGCCACCGGAATTAACTATTTGGAAAAATGGACGCCGGAGCTGAAATTGAAATGGATCCACCGGTGGATGGAGATTCTTCGGCGGCGGAATCTGGGTTCGTCGGAAAATTGGATCCCTCGCCGTTGAATCAAGGGGAGATTCTGAGAACACTTGCCACGGTGGAGAAGGATTCGAAGGCAATCGCGGAGAGCTTCTCGTCTCTCTTTGTCTCCCTCCGATCGACTCTCTCTGAGGTTAGAAATAAAGAACCAATTTTTTAAGGTTAATTTCAGCAGCGCCTTTATTTGTCTCTGTGGGAGGATGCTAAACATTGCAAAGTTTGATGCTTTTGATCTGTTTGTGTCATAAAGACTGTTTCTTTCTCAGGATGGCTTGTTTGGTATTAGATTCATATACATTGTATGCTGGTTAAGTATGGTTTATACCGGTTATGTGCTATGTATACAAAGAAGAAACGTTGTTGGTTACATTGTAACAGAATCATATGGAATAAACGGGCAGATTTTACATCTTCATCTCTCTCGTTTCTCACTGAGCTTGAGCTCGATATCTCTGTATCTAATATTTGGTTAaagttgtttgttttgtgtagCTAATGATGGTTCCTTGATGGTGGTGATAGGCTACTGGAAGCTCAGTTGATCACATGACTTGCTTTGGAGATGCTGCTGGACGTCTTCAGGAAACCGGTATGGTTaagtaaaaaaaactaactGGTTTTGTATGAAAGAACAATTAGCTTTAACTGCTTTTGTTTTGCAGCTCTAGATGCATCCACTAAAGGGAACCGCTACATCAACTCCTGCCTCAGGTACTTTCGTTATGGTCTCGATAATTACTCTTTTCTGATCATAGAGAATACTGAGAGTATATATGTTTCCAAAATATGATTGTTTCATACGATTCCTTAAACTTTCAAATGGTGCAGATTAAACGAGGAAATTAAAGGCGTTGAGACTCTGGCGGCTCGGTTGTATCCTCAATTTGGTTGGTTCTTTTCGTGTTAGCCATGTGTGGTTGAGTGCCATATACATACCATGTTTAGCTCAAAGCTTTCTTAGAAGTTGTGGTTTTAGTTGGTACAATCCTTGATAAATCAATCTCTGCAGAAAGCACCTGAGGAGAAATGTGGATGTTCTTGACACGGCTGTGAACAAGCTTCTCCGTCCTCCTTGACTAGTCTATTAGCTTTTCACGGACTTTTATCACTTGTTTTCTCGTACATAAAGATTTTGATTATAACtgctgtttttctttttctgacaAAATGTTTTATGTCGTGaaacttcttctttctttttttcttcaaataataaatttcaataatatcCCTCAGTATTGTCTATGATCAGAAAAGAGCTATTATATAACGAAAGTACCTGAGGCAGGagtttatgaaatatattattgtaattAACTATTctactaattaatatgaaaagAGCATGTAGAGAATTGacttcttaaaaaaaagaaaggaagagaAGCCAAAATTAGTTATACACTCATATGCGTGAAAAAACTCCATTTTCtcagttacaaaaaagaaaaagaaaggaaaacacGTTACAACTCTATAAGACGTGAGGTAAAAGACATCGTGAAAAGGTAACTCTGAAACTTCAAAGCCCTAGAAAACACGTTACAACTCTATAAATAAGAATCTCTCTGCGCCGCCTAACTTATTGAATCTTAGCTTCTTCAGATTAATTTGGTTCGTGATTTTATCGATTATAGACTATTCTCTGAGTATGTGTTCCACTCGCCTAGTCGCctataaactattttttcatAGTATGAATCGTGCTTCAAGTTCCAAGTTCCAATTCTTTCTCCTTAAATTAATGCCGTTCTTACAGGTCTAAATAAGAGTTTGCTAGTTAAACCGTTTAGTCTGAATCATGGCGATTTTTTTTCAATCCGGAGAATGCACTAAAAAGCGTGCAGAAGGAAAGTTACAAATTGATATGCCTTTGAGCCCACGTCTTGTGCTATTTAGTTAATCTTTGTTTGACCATGAAGTTTACTTCCGGCTGTACGAATTGAAATTGTGTTGCCCCATTGCAGAGCTTATAAACGTTGGGCAGAAACAAGATGCTCTCCAGGTGCTTCACGATCTCATTACCTCAAGGGGCTTCAGATCTTGGCAGAAACCACACGAGAAGATTATGTTAAGATTCGTGGAGCTTTGCGTTGACTTGAAGATGGGCAGGTTTGCTAAAGACGGATTGATCCAGTACCGTAATTCTTGTCAGCAAGTGAACGTGACTTCCTTTGAAGAAGTAACCAAGCAACTCGTACGTCTTGCTACTGAGAAAGCTGAGGAGGCCCTTGATAAGGAGGCTCTTGATGTAGATGGTCTCGAGGTTACACCGTGGTTGAAGTTCTTGTGGGAAACATACAGAACGGTTCTTGAGATATTGAGAAACAACTCGAAGTTGCAAGCCTTGTATGCGGTTAGTTTAGTTAATTCTCCTAGGCAATTACATTCTTGTtagcttttttttgtttgatatatTCATTGTTGTTTCTTGTAGATCACGGCACATAAAGCCTTCCAGTTTTGCAAGAAGTATAAAAGACCAACAGAGTTTCGTAGGCTTTGCGAAACTATGAGAAACAATTTGGCGAACCTTGACAAATACAGAGACCAGAGGGACCGTCCTGACTTGACAGAGCCTGAGACTTTGCAACTTTACCTAGACACAAGATTTGAGCAGTTAAAAGTTGCTACTGAGCTTGGACTTTGGCAGGTATAAATGTTCGCGTCTCTGTGTAATATAGAGTGTATAATCGGTATATTCATGTACCTTACTTTTGCAGGAAGCTTTTCGCTCTGTTGAAGATATATATGGATTGATGTGCATGGTCAAGAAAACTCCCAAGTCATCTTTGCTGGTGGTTTACTATTCCAAATTGACTGAGATCTTCTGGACTTCTTCTAGCCATCTTTACCATGCTTATGCTTGGCTGAAGCTGTTTAGCTTGCAGAAGAATTTCAATAAGAAGTTAAGCCAGAAGGATCTGCAGTTACTAGCTTCATCTGTTGTCTTGGCGGCACTCTCTGTTCCACCGTTTGGTCAGGCTCGTGGTGCTTCCCGTTTAGAGTTTGAAACTGAGAAAGAAGGCAATTTGAAGATGGCTAATCTCATAGGCTTCAATCTTGAACTTAAATTCGAAAGCAGGGATATGGTAACATAAGTTATCTTTCTTATGCTGTTATCATGTTACATCCTTTGTTACTTGCTTGCTGACTATAGTTCaatctgttttatttatttcagcTTTCTAGGGAATCACTTTTGTCAGAGCTGGTGAGCATCTCTAGCTGGAATTGTTACTTTTgtgacatttttattttcttttggtgtTTTGACATAATTTATCTCTCAATTAGGTTTCAAGTGGTGTTTTGAGCTGTGCAACTCAGGAGGTCAAAGATCTTTACCATCAACTAGAGCATGAGTTTCACCCACTTGATCTCGGTTCCGACACTAAGCCTTTGCTAGATAGAATCTCCAAACTAGGTGGGAAGCTGTCAACAGCTCCTTCTTTACCAGAAGTACAACTCTCTCAATATGTTCCTTCTTTGAAGAAGCTTGCTACTCTGAAGCTGCTTCAACATGTAAGTtgcactctttttttttacctatACTTCTGCATGTACCCACAAATCTACTGTTACAATTTTTCTCAGGTGTCTAAGATGTATCAGACGATAAGAATTGAGTTTCTAGCTCAGCTGGTCCCTTTCTTGGACTTTTCAGACGTTGAGAAGATATCAGTTGAAGCTGTGAAACACAATTTTATAGCCATGAAAGTTGATCATGTGAAGGGTTTTGTAACTTTTGGAAATCTGGTTAGTCTATTCTGCATTTAAGTAGTTTTACTATTAACTTTTTGATAGTTTTGCTTgatgttgttttgtttcatgtttTCAGGGTAATGAGTCTGATGGGTTGAGAGATCCTCTGACTATATTTGCTGAGACTATGAACAAAGTAAGAGCTATGTTATTCCCTGCTTCAAGTAAGCTTGGTGACATAGTAGTACCAAATCTAGTGGAGACTGTTGAAAAGGAGCATAAGAGATTGCTTGCCAGGCAATCTTTCATTGAAAAGAGGAAGGAGGAGCAAGAGCGCCAGCTATTAGAGATGGTATTTTTCTTACATCAAAACATGTGTTTAGGCGTCAATCATACTTCATTTTCGTTTGGATCACTTGAGACAAAGTCTCACTGTTttctgtgttttgttttgaaggaacatgaagaggagaagagaaagcTTAAGCTTAGGATGCAAACCGAAGAGGCGGAACAAAAGAGACTTGCCTCAGAGGTTGAGCAGAGGAGGAGACAAAGAATCCTTAGGGAGATAGAAGAGAGGGAGCTTGAGAAAGCTCAGGCTTTGCTAGAGAACACTGAGAATCACCAGATAAAggtagaagaaatggagagaaaGCTCCTTAAACTTGCCAAAAGAATGGATCACCTGGAACGAGCAAAGAGAGAAGAGTCTACCCCTTTGATTGAAGCTGCATATCAGCAAAGACTCGTAGAAGAAATAGAATCTCATGAGCAGGAGCAACAGGTGAACTATTTTTCTTAACAGTGGTTTCTAAGTTGAGGCATACAAAGGTCCTTATAGTCTCTTATGTTTTGTGTAGCGTGAGGTCGAGCTCAGCAGGGAACGTCATGAGAGTGAACTGAAGGAGAAACGCAGGGTGACTAGAATGTTATCTTCAGAATCTTTTGTTGAGAACATGGTCAGTGATGATGTCTTCATGATGCTATAATATcatgttttattcttattatcaagTAACTCAAatcaaaatcttttattttttcaggTAATATTCCAAAATAGAGTGATTAGGCTTCGAGAAGCCGAGTTTGAgagacaaaagagagagaaagaggagcATCTTCAAGCCAGGAAACAAGAGAGAGATgttaaaagaaagaagatatatTACTTGAaatgtgaagaagaaagaataagaaagcttcaggaagaagaggaagctcgTAAGCAGAGAGGTTAATAAGATTTTATAGTCATGAATATGCAATAACATTTGATGTGTCTTATCTGAGAAGTGTCACTAAAGTTTCCTTCAGATGCTGCAGGTCCTTCACAGTCGTCTGCAAAATACATTCCTAAGTTCAGGCTTAGCCAAGCCACTGAAGTTTCGGGCTCCTCAGATGACCAATGGGGAAGCAGAAGACCACAGCATAGTGGCAGGAACAA from Raphanus sativus cultivar WK10039 unplaced genomic scaffold, ASM80110v3 Scaffold1518, whole genome shotgun sequence includes:
- the LOC130504359 gene encoding eukaryotic translation initiation factor 3 subunit A-like → MAIFFQSGECTKKRAEGKLQIDMPLSPQLINVGQKQDALQVLHDLITSRGFRSWQKPHEKIMLRFVELCVDLKMGRFAKDGLIQYRNSCQQVNVTSFEEVTKQLVRLATEKAEEALDKEALDVDGLEVTPWLKFLWETYRTVLEILRNNSKLQALYAITAHKAFQFCKKYKRPTEFRRLCETMRNNLANLDKYRDQRDRPDLTEPETLQLYLDTRFEQLKVATELGLWQEAFRSVEDIYGLMCMVKKTPKSSLLVVYYSKLTEIFWTSSSHLYHAYAWLKLFSLQKNFNKKLSQKDLQLLASSVVLAALSVPPFGQARGASRLEFETEKEGNLKMANLIGFNLELKFESRDMLSRESLLSELVSSGVLSCATQEVKDLYHQLEHEFHPLDLGSDTKPLLDRISKLGGKLSTAPSLPEVQLSQYVPSLKKLATLKLLQHVSKMYQTIRIEFLAQLVPFLDFSDVEKISVEAVKHNFIAMKVDHVKGFVTFGNLGNESDGLRDPLTIFAETMNKVRAMLFPASSKLGDIVVPNLVETVEKEHKRLLARQSFIEKRKEEQERQLLEMEHEEEKRKLKLRMQTEEAEQKRLASEVEQRRRQRILREIEERELEKAQALLENTENHQIKVEEMERKLLKLAKRMDHLERAKREESTPLIEAAYQQRLVEEIESHEQEQQREVELSRERHESELKEKRRVTRMLSSESFVENMVIFQNRVIRLREAEFERQKREKEEHLQARKQERDVKRKKIYYLKCEEERIRKLQEEEEARKQRDAAGPSQSSAKYIPKFRLSQATEVSGSSDDQWGSRRPQHSGRNNAPPLVEGDQCGNGGERPGGDSWRSEEGRYAFRSGSPRSSFSSRTSQR